The window CTCATCTTGCAAATGATAAAGAGGTCCGTGAAATAACAGTTGAAGCGGGACGACCAGATACGATTACGGTAGAAAAACTAGAACTATTAAAACGTTATAATATTCATCGTATTAGTATTAATCCACAATCATTTCATCAAAAAACATTAGATGAAATTGGTCGCCATCATACCGTTGATGACGTCATTGAAAAATATAACTTAGCTAAACAGCATGGATTTGATAATATTAATATGGATCTAATTGTAGGATTGCCTAATGAAGGAAAAGACGAGCTAGCGTATAGTTTATCACAAATCAAAAAACTGCAACCGGAATCGTTAACGATTCATATGTTAGCATTTAAACGTAGTTCAAAAATTACACAAAATCGTGGATTATATACAACTGCTTCAAAAGAAGAATTACAAGAAATGGGACAAATGACCTATGAATTTGCAGCACAAAATGATTATGTCCCATATTATTTGTATCGTCAGAAAAATATCTCTGGTAATATGGAGAATATCGGTTATTCTAAATTAGGACAGGAAAGTATTTATAATATTTTAATCATGGAAGAAGCACAAAATATTTTAGGACTTGGAGTTGGTGCTTCAAGTAAATATTTAATCGGAACGTCTGTTCATAATCCTAAAGACTTAAAAACATATATTGATTCTTATAAAACATATGCAACTAAAAAAATCGAAACGCTCGTTGAAAGTTTAGAAATAGGTGATACACATGCAAATTAAAGATTTAAAAGTTAAAGAAGTGGTGACCTTAACGGTTATGATTAAATCAGTGAATGTCGGTCGTACAACTGCCCAAAAACCGTATTTAAAATTTGAATTTGTTGATCAAACAGGATCAGTATTTGCAAACAAGTGGAGTGTAAAGCCAGATGAGTTAGAATTATTTCAGGCAGGTCAAGTGGTCACGGTAAAAGGATTAGTACAGCTATATAATACTCAAAAACAAATTAATATTGAGGCTGTCAGTTTAGTTGAAGGAGAAGTCGATTACTCTCAGTATGTTGAATCATCAAGATTTGAGAAAGAAGCATTAAAAGCATCTCTTTCTACCTTCTTAGACGAAATGAATCCAGGTTATTATCGAGAAATTGTAAACTATTTTTTAAATAAATATGAAGAAGAATTTTATGTTCATCCCGCTGCTAGTCGTATGCATCATGCATTTATGTCTGGATTAGCCCAACACGTTTATGAAATGCTAAAAATGGGATCTGCTTATTGTGATTTATATCCGATGGTTAATCGTGATTTGCTTTACGCAGGAATTATTCTTCATGACATGGGAAAATTATTTGAAATGAGTTATGAAAATTGTATTAAAACAGAATATACGTTAGAAGGCTTAATGATTGGGCATATTAATATGATGGTTTCGATGATTGATGATGTCTCTAAAGAATTAGGTTATAGTGGCGAAGAGGTCTTGTTTTTAAAACATATGGTTATTTCTCATCACGGAAAGCTAGAGTGGGGTTCTCCTAAGGAACCGATGATTATCGAGGCTGAATTACTACATTATTTAGATGTGGTATCAGCTAAAATGACAGCTATTGAAGTGGCACTTCGACACTGTGAAGCGGGTCAAATGAGTGATCGAATTCCAATGCTTGATCATCGTCGCTTTTATCATCATGATTAATTTTAATTCCATAATATTTGGTGTTGCTATCAAGCAACGCCTTTTTACATGGCATAGAAAAAAGAGTTAACAACTATTAATCAGTTGTTAACTCTTTTTCGTTATTCTGTTGTTTCAGCTTCTTCTGTTGTTTCAGCTTCTTCTGTTGTTTCAGCTTCTTCTTTAGCAGCTGACTCTTCGATGTTTTTTACAATTGTTTCATAACGTTTTTGTAATAATTCATCTGTAAATTTAAAGTTTGCTTCTGAACGATATTTGATTAAGATCGTTTCTAAACGTAATTGTGTATATTCCTCAGAGCGTAATTCACTTTCTAATTCTTCTTTCATTTCATCGAAAGTTCGAGCATCGTCATAGCGATAAATGACATGATAACCAAATTGTGATTTAACAGGTTCTTTCGTATACGTGTTTACTTCTAACGCTTTAGTTCCTTCTTCAAATTCAGAAACCATTTCACCTTCACCAAATGCTCCTAAGTCACCACCATTAGATGCTGTTGAATCAGTACCATACTCAGCAGCTAACTCTTTAAATGTCGCTTCTTTATCTTCAGCTTCATCTAATTTAGCGATAATTTCCTTTGCTGTTTCTTCATCTTCTACTAAAATGTGGCGAGCTTTAAGTTTTGCTTGATAAGCTTCATAAGCTGCTTGAAGTTGATCATCTGTAATTGGATATTCTAAAGCAAATGCAGCATCTTGTAGTTGAGCTAATTTGAAGTAATCATAAATTTCTTCATCTGTGTTTAAACCGTATTGTTGCATAAAAGCGTAATAGTTTGTTCCTAATTGAACTTTAAACTCATCAATTAATTCTTTGATTGCATCTTCATCAACAGAGAATTTCTTTTCTAAAATCTTTGTATCCACTAATGAAACTCCGTTTGATAATCCATAAGCATTTACTAATTCTTGATATAATTGCTCAGCTGTATATTCCGCTTCATTTGTTTTAGCTACCACTGAGTCACTTGTTTCTTTTACTTCTTCATAAGTTGAAGATACTTCTTTGTATTGAGCTTCTAAATAATCATTTAAAAGAACAAAACCAGCTTTTTCACGTTCAGCCGCTAAAGTTGAAACGATAAATTCATCTGTTAATTTTTCTTGAATTAATTCTTCTTTTAATTCATCTTTCACTTCATCTAAAGTTGGAATCTCTTCTGTTTCTTCCGCTTC of the Turicibacter sp. TJ11 genome contains:
- a CDS encoding 3'-5' exoribonuclease YhaM family protein; its protein translation is MQIKDLKVKEVVTLTVMIKSVNVGRTTAQKPYLKFEFVDQTGSVFANKWSVKPDELELFQAGQVVTVKGLVQLYNTQKQINIEAVSLVEGEVDYSQYVESSRFEKEALKASLSTFLDEMNPGYYREIVNYFLNKYEEEFYVHPAASRMHHAFMSGLAQHVYEMLKMGSAYCDLYPMVNRDLLYAGIILHDMGKLFEMSYENCIKTEYTLEGLMIGHINMMVSMIDDVSKELGYSGEEVLFLKHMVISHHGKLEWGSPKEPMIIEAELLHYLDVVSAKMTAIEVALRHCEAGQMSDRIPMLDHRRFYHHD
- a CDS encoding peptidylprolyl isomerase, with product MKKYFLATAALVSTLMLGACSNKEEIGINLTNGNDKFITSDVEDVTKQEVFNAMVADAGLTAILDLVDYDILSKEYEIDTTKIDTALETYHTLYTDEESFESFLTSQGFESEDELRQYLELNLYREAAARAAVSVTDEEIQAAYDEKYATEESEEAEGTDSEETESTEAEETEEIPTLDEVKDELKEELIQEKLTDEFIVSTLAAEREKAGFVLLNDYLEAQYKEVSSTYEEVKETSDSVVAKTNEAEYTAEQLYQELVNAYGLSNGVSLVDTKILEKKFSVDEDAIKELIDEFKVQLGTNYYAFMQQYGLNTDEEIYDYFKLAQLQDAAFALEYPITDDQLQAAYEAYQAKLKARHILVEDEETAKEIIAKLDEAEDKEATFKELAAEYGTDSTASNGGDLGAFGEGEMVSEFEEGTKALEVNTYTKEPVKSQFGYHVIYRYDDARTFDEMKEELESELRSEEYTQLRLETILIKYRSEANFKFTDELLQKRYETIVKNIEESAAKEEAETTEEAETTEEAETTE